A single window of Thalassomonas viridans DNA harbors:
- a CDS encoding Y-family DNA polymerase — protein sequence MYALCDVNSMYASCEKVFDPSIRRRPVVVLTNNDGCICSACGIAKKMGIGKRFTPYFQMKDELARIGAVIRSSNYELYADLSQKLMDTCSRFAPHSHIYSIDELFLYYGKSGAYVPEEGWLDHGVKIRKTVWKEVRLPVSIGIGATCTLAKCANYAAKKLPGFNGVAVIDNDKVRQAVLGQMKVTDVWGIGNRLDQRLNDSGIYTALQLARAKPGWIRKQFSIVVENTVHELNGQAKLNWDEVRSPKKEIYSTRSFGERITEPEQLKFALATHAGIAAVKLRKQRSLTKSLVIFANSSPHDENGYYRKSVYHHFAVPTNDSCQIMNACSQAVEEIFQTGIRFYRCGVGLLEISDETCYQQDLFDVAKDNIKLMSCMDKINARFGRDTTILAGQGIEQKFAMRREFLSPQYTTRWRDIPKIQCE from the coding sequence ATGTATGCCTTGTGCGACGTTAATTCCATGTATGCCAGCTGCGAAAAGGTTTTCGACCCCAGCATTCGCCGCCGGCCCGTGGTGGTGCTGACGAATAACGACGGCTGCATTTGTTCGGCGTGCGGCATTGCCAAAAAAATGGGCATAGGCAAAAGGTTTACGCCTTATTTTCAAATGAAAGACGAGCTGGCCCGGATCGGCGCGGTGATCCGCTCCAGTAATTACGAGTTATATGCCGACCTCAGCCAAAAACTCATGGACACCTGTAGCCGCTTTGCTCCCCATAGCCACATTTATTCCATTGATGAACTGTTTTTGTATTACGGTAAAAGCGGGGCTTATGTACCGGAAGAAGGCTGGCTGGATCATGGAGTCAAGATCAGAAAAACCGTGTGGAAGGAAGTTCGGCTGCCGGTTTCTATCGGTATCGGCGCTACTTGCACCTTAGCCAAATGTGCCAATTATGCCGCCAAAAAACTTCCCGGCTTTAACGGGGTTGCGGTGATCGACAACGACAAGGTACGGCAGGCGGTTTTAGGCCAGATGAAAGTGACCGATGTCTGGGGCATAGGCAACAGGCTCGACCAGCGGCTAAATGACTCAGGTATTTATACGGCGCTGCAACTGGCCAGGGCGAAGCCGGGCTGGATCAGGAAGCAATTTTCCATTGTCGTGGAAAATACGGTGCATGAATTAAACGGCCAGGCGAAACTGAACTGGGACGAGGTACGTTCACCGAAAAAAGAAATCTACAGCACCCGCAGTTTTGGCGAGCGTATTACCGAGCCTGAGCAACTGAAATTTGCGCTGGCAACCCATGCCGGTATTGCCGCAGTGAAGTTGAGAAAGCAGCGCAGTTTAACCAAAAGCCTGGTTATTTTTGCTAACAGTTCACCCCATGATGAAAATGGCTATTACCGGAAGTCGGTTTATCACCATTTTGCTGTGCCCACCAATGACAGCTGCCAGATCATGAATGCCTGCTCGCAGGCCGTGGAGGAAATTTTTCAAACCGGGATAAGGTTTTACCGCTGCGGTGTCGGTCTGCTGGAGATCTCTGATGAAACTTGCTACCAGCAGGATCTTTTTGATGTTGCTAAGGATAACATCAAGCTGATGTCATGCATGGACAAAATCAATGCCCGCTTTGGCCGGGACACCACGATATTAGCCGGGCAGGGCATAGAGCAGAAGTTTGCCATGCGGCGTGAGTTTTTATCGCCGCAATACACTACCCGGTGGCGGGATATTCCTAAAATTCAATGTGAGTGA
- a CDS encoding ABC transporter permease — MIHVLYQCFIQAINSIRSRVSRSLITSVGIVVSVASVITVVSIIQGMSYSIMRNFDGLGANVLTIQSDTPFQQRLLGEFNRLTMADYIRIKRHFNGAGRIIPSFSPFGQFGALISSNGQESQTRVVAVTSSYKEATQVFPSKGRFITDSDNTSSRKVCIIGDRVRKNLKLPENPIGGFIEVGGTSLKVVGVMEKRGDIFGLSQDDYIVVPFTIGQRLLPNESMQDITILFNVDDISRLRTLQVEIEDLLREAHELSPDEEDDFRVQTPQQLTQSITSIMDTITLVLGGVVGISLIVSGIGIMNTMLMSVSERTREIGICKALGFQRHVILLQYLIEAVILSFLGGVVGLFFGWLFGFLAMLLIPGLPEPIIPMWAVTLALVFSSFIGLIFGVVPAAKASDLDPITALRYE, encoded by the coding sequence ATGATACATGTCCTTTATCAATGCTTTATTCAGGCAATAAACAGCATCCGCTCGCGGGTATCCCGCAGCCTGATCACCTCAGTGGGCATAGTGGTGAGCGTGGCCTCTGTTATCACGGTAGTATCCATAATCCAGGGCATGTCCTATTCCATCATGAGAAACTTCGACGGTTTAGGCGCCAATGTGCTGACCATACAGTCTGACACCCCGTTTCAGCAAAGGCTGCTGGGGGAGTTCAACCGCCTGACCATGGCCGACTATATCCGTATCAAAAGACATTTTAACGGCGCCGGGCGCATCATTCCCTCGTTTTCTCCCTTCGGGCAATTCGGCGCGCTCATTTCCAGCAACGGCCAGGAAAGCCAGACCCGGGTGGTGGCGGTCACTTCTTCCTACAAAGAAGCAACCCAGGTTTTTCCGTCCAAGGGGCGTTTTATCACCGACAGCGACAATACCTCTTCGCGCAAAGTGTGCATTATTGGTGACCGGGTAAGAAAAAACCTGAAGCTGCCGGAAAACCCTATCGGGGGGTTTATTGAAGTAGGCGGCACCTCGCTAAAAGTGGTCGGCGTGATGGAAAAGCGCGGCGACATCTTCGGGTTGAGCCAGGACGATTATATCGTAGTGCCCTTTACCATAGGCCAGCGGCTATTGCCGAATGAAAGCATGCAGGACATCACTATACTGTTCAATGTCGATGATATTTCACGCCTGCGCACCTTGCAGGTAGAAATCGAAGACCTGCTCAGGGAAGCCCATGAATTGTCGCCGGACGAAGAAGATGATTTTCGCGTACAGACACCGCAACAGTTAACCCAGTCAATCACCAGTATTATGGACACCATTACCTTAGTGCTGGGGGGCGTGGTCGGTATCTCTTTAATCGTCAGCGGCATCGGCATTATGAATACCATGCTGATGTCGGTTTCCGAACGCACCCGCGAAATCGGTATATGCAAGGCACTGGGCTTTCAGCGGCATGTGATCCTGTTGCAGTACCTGATTGAAGCGGTGATCTTATCTTTTCTCGGCGGTGTGGTCGGTTTGTTCTTTGGCTGGCTGTTTGGCTTTTTAGCCATGTTGCTTATTCCCGGCTTGCCTGAACCAATAATCCCCATGTGGGCGGTAACCCTGGCGCTGGTATTTTCGAGTTTTATTGGTCTTATTTTTGGCGTAGTGCCTGCGGCCAAGGCCTCAGATCTGGACCCCATCACCGCGCTGCGTTATGAATAA
- a CDS encoding efflux RND transporter periplasmic adaptor subunit, producing the protein MSKLFWSLAMIFILASPLVLRVFSQAHQVDVEIDRVTSRVIRDSVLSSGNLIYNEEAQLTPEIIARVTSVQVVEGDKVEKGQPLIYLEDLDLKEVIFLQQAQVAIDIENVDRQEINVKNLHARFQRIASLLDKGIITRENYDDAYYQLKAAKSDLEASKLNVKRSKAALKQAEQRLRQTIIKAPMSGTVVAVSIKPGETAVPSTTGIPGSSLITIANEASIMVDLNVDENDIGNLAIDGEAYISCPTLPEGGLKGRISEIAIAPRNASEAFAANDATGRSYSVKVALLKNRPDKLRSGMSCRAKIYTTNPDPALTVPVQAIMSDRLSDDDGVSLPRGQRSKSKKYVFVASNGRTEKRTVITGAADDEYQEIKVGLKANEKVVIGPSRILSSLQDETPIAEIQPQGESYALLN; encoded by the coding sequence ATGAGTAAGCTATTTTGGAGCCTGGCCATGATCTTTATTCTGGCATCTCCTCTGGTCCTGCGTGTTTTTAGCCAGGCCCACCAGGTGGATGTTGAAATAGACCGGGTAACGAGCCGGGTAATCCGCGATTCCGTGCTCTCTTCCGGTAATTTGATCTACAACGAAGAAGCCCAGCTGACGCCTGAAATTATCGCCCGGGTCACTTCGGTACAGGTGGTAGAGGGAGACAAGGTAGAAAAAGGCCAGCCGCTGATTTATCTGGAAGACTTAGACCTTAAAGAAGTCATCTTTTTGCAGCAGGCCCAGGTGGCGATCGATATCGAAAATGTCGACCGCCAGGAAATCAATGTCAAAAACTTACATGCCCGCTTTCAGCGCATTGCCAGCCTGCTTGATAAAGGCATTATCACCCGGGAAAACTATGACGACGCCTACTATCAGTTAAAAGCCGCCAAGTCGGATCTGGAGGCCAGCAAACTCAACGTCAAAAGGTCTAAAGCCGCGCTAAAACAGGCTGAGCAAAGATTGCGGCAAACCATCATAAAAGCGCCTATGTCCGGCACTGTGGTTGCGGTAAGCATCAAACCCGGAGAAACGGCGGTGCCCAGCACCACAGGCATTCCCGGCTCCAGTTTGATCACCATAGCCAACGAAGCCTCGATCATGGTGGATCTCAACGTCGATGAAAACGACATCGGCAATCTGGCCATCGACGGCGAAGCTTATATCAGCTGCCCGACCTTACCCGAAGGCGGCTTAAAAGGCCGCATCAGCGAAATTGCCATAGCGCCGCGCAATGCTTCGGAAGCTTTCGCCGCCAACGATGCCACCGGCCGCTCCTATTCGGTGAAAGTGGCGCTGTTAAAAAACCGTCCGGATAAGCTGCGCAGCGGCATGTCGTGCCGGGCCAAGATATATACCACCAATCCGGATCCTGCTCTGACCGTGCCGGTACAGGCCATTATGAGCGACCGCTTAAGTGACGACGACGGCGTCAGCCTGCCCAGGGGACAGCGCAGCAAAAGCAAAAAATATGTGTTTGTCGCCAGCAACGGCCGGACAGAAAAGCGTACTGTTATTACCGGGGCAGCCGACGACGAATACCAGGAAATTAAAGTCGGCCTGAAAGCGAATGAAAAAGTAGTCATCGGCCCGTCCCGCATTCTCAGCTCGCTGCAGGATGAAACGCCTATTGCCGAAATACAACCGCAAGGGGAAAGCTATGCCCTGCTTAATTAA
- a CDS encoding HesA/MoeB/ThiF family protein has product MSTAKSYHFNPFSFVTRINDEILINTVPHNRVTFSADFQPVIDFFLQKEELAETEILKCIAPSRLEELVSKRILLEGPAQKLEGRYSRQHGYFTMISEQPKAVQEQLKNSHALILGVGAIGSHICWNLAAIGVGKITLLDFDTIEESNFNRQLMYTPKDIDRVKVEVLAERIREFNPEIEVVTLNRKITSQADVEAVLPGVNLVVKAIDSPEDSMAWVNAACVKAEIPYVTGGFLDYTAVAGPNYIPGKSSCFACQGDAGDVKRIHGTGPTFGPLTTLVTSMLSMIAFKILIGKADGYANKVYMYNADNGSWDMEQVTPAVTCKVCGTAPAKAAEDTAPIINNPLVMFRSLFVAVLVLTVILGEIYQQPLVGVMTFFGIFIAIPVVKKIHADNLLKTRREFFVMTCIYIGFSLIGLVIGNISDDSFALPTSLRAVFESIQLVSATIIQATISIAIIFLSLCGVMEYAPKVVNFLNEDL; this is encoded by the coding sequence ATGAGCACCGCCAAAAGTTACCATTTTAATCCTTTTTCCTTTGTCACCAGGATTAACGATGAAATCTTGATCAATACCGTGCCCCATAACCGGGTAACCTTTTCGGCAGATTTCCAGCCGGTGATCGACTTCTTTTTGCAAAAAGAAGAGCTCGCCGAGACAGAAATACTAAAATGCATAGCCCCTTCACGCCTGGAAGAGCTGGTATCTAAACGCATTCTGCTTGAAGGCCCGGCGCAAAAGCTCGAAGGCCGCTATTCGCGCCAGCACGGCTATTTCACTATGATTTCCGAACAGCCGAAAGCGGTGCAGGAACAGCTGAAAAATTCCCATGCCCTGATCCTCGGGGTGGGTGCCATCGGCAGCCATATCTGCTGGAACCTGGCGGCAATCGGGGTAGGTAAAATAACCCTGCTGGATTTCGACACCATAGAAGAAAGCAATTTTAACCGCCAGCTGATGTATACCCCCAAAGATATCGACCGGGTAAAGGTAGAGGTACTGGCGGAAAGAATACGGGAATTTAACCCGGAAATAGAGGTCGTGACCCTGAACCGGAAAATCACCAGCCAGGCCGATGTCGAAGCCGTGCTGCCCGGCGTCAACCTGGTGGTAAAAGCCATCGACAGCCCGGAAGATTCCATGGCCTGGGTCAACGCCGCCTGCGTTAAAGCCGAAATTCCCTATGTCACCGGCGGCTTTTTAGACTATACCGCGGTGGCCGGTCCCAATTATATTCCGGGCAAGTCCAGCTGCTTTGCCTGCCAGGGGGATGCCGGCGACGTCAAACGGATACACGGCACCGGACCGACATTTGGTCCGCTGACGACCCTGGTGACTTCTATGCTGTCGATGATCGCCTTTAAAATATTGATCGGCAAAGCCGACGGCTACGCCAACAAGGTCTATATGTACAATGCCGACAACGGCAGCTGGGACATGGAGCAAGTCACCCCGGCAGTAACATGCAAGGTATGCGGCACCGCCCCGGCAAAAGCGGCTGAAGATACGGCTCCGATAATAAACAATCCCCTGGTTATGTTCCGCAGCCTGTTTGTCGCCGTACTGGTACTTACCGTGATCTTAGGGGAAATTTACCAGCAGCCCCTGGTCGGCGTCATGACCTTTTTCGGCATTTTTATCGCCATTCCTGTGGTGAAAAAAATCCACGCCGACAACCTGCTAAAAACCCGGCGCGAGTTTTTCGTGATGACCTGCATTTATATAGGTTTCAGCCTGATCGGCCTGGTCATAGGCAATATCAGCGATGACAGCTTTGCCTTGCCGACAAGTCTCAGGGCGGTATTCGAAAGCATACAGCTCGTCAGCGCCACCATTATTCAGGCGACGATCAGCATTGCCATCATCTTTTTATCCCTTTGCGGCGTGATGGAATACGCCCCTAAGGTGGTTAATTTCCTGAATGAGGATTTATAA
- a CDS encoding VOC family protein has translation MKPQFNPGKNIAIKTPAHEYAGVIHFYQEILGFKQLPHNAADPFESVCFAFGDKILWIDKITGISQSEIWLEITSDDIPAAQQYLEQAGCSIRNEIEPLPTSVNGFWLSSPSNIIHLVTDK, from the coding sequence ATGAAGCCGCAATTTAATCCGGGAAAGAATATCGCAATAAAAACACCGGCACATGAATACGCCGGTGTGATTCATTTTTATCAAGAGATATTAGGCTTCAAACAATTACCGCACAATGCCGCCGATCCCTTTGAGTCTGTGTGCTTTGCCTTTGGCGACAAAATCCTTTGGATAGATAAAATAACCGGGATCAGCCAGTCAGAGATCTGGCTGGAAATTACCTCAGACGATATACCGGCGGCGCAACAATACCTGGAACAAGCCGGTTGCAGCATCAGGAATGAAATTGAACCACTACCAACTTCTGTCAACGGTTTCTGGCTCAGCAGCCCATCTAACATCATCCATCTGGTAACAGATAAGTGA
- a CDS encoding ABC transporter ATP-binding protein, with protein sequence MPCLINLSGITKKYRLGGRDIFALNKLDLNIQTNEYIAIIGASGSGKSTLMNILGCLDRPSSGAYALDGKDISQMSDNALSQVRNRKIGFIFQSFNLIPNLTALQNVMQPLIFWRLPQKEKVAMAKAELNRVGLSNREEHLPSELSGGQRQRIAIARALVTRPSLLLADEPTGNLDSKTTADIMKLFDRLHDEGQTVVLVTHDQGIANRCRRSITLVDGQIAQDKQKAGTCSLHQLPEADELAQQAVPL encoded by the coding sequence ATGCCCTGCTTAATTAACCTCTCGGGTATCACCAAAAAATACCGCCTCGGCGGGCGTGATATCTTTGCCCTGAACAAGCTGGATTTGAATATTCAAACCAATGAATATATCGCCATTATCGGCGCCTCCGGCTCCGGCAAGTCTACCCTGATGAATATCCTGGGCTGTTTGGACCGGCCATCGTCCGGTGCTTATGCCCTGGATGGCAAAGATATCAGCCAGATGTCGGACAATGCCCTTTCCCAGGTGCGCAACCGTAAAATAGGCTTTATCTTTCAGAGCTTTAATTTAATTCCGAACCTCACGGCGCTGCAAAATGTAATGCAGCCGTTAATATTCTGGCGATTACCGCAAAAAGAAAAAGTCGCTATGGCCAAAGCCGAACTTAACCGGGTTGGCCTGAGTAACCGGGAAGAACATTTGCCGAGTGAACTGTCCGGCGGCCAGAGACAGCGTATTGCCATTGCCCGGGCACTGGTCACCCGCCCCTCTTTATTGCTGGCAGATGAACCCACCGGCAACCTGGACAGCAAAACCACGGCAGATATCATGAAACTGTTCGACCGCCTGCATGATGAAGGACAAACCGTGGTGCTGGTTACACACGATCAGGGTATCGCCAACCGCTGCCGGCGCAGCATTACCCTGGTCGACGGACAAATAGCACAAGATAAACAAAAAGCCGGGACTTGTTCCCTGCACCAGCTCCCAGAAGCGGATGAACTTGCCCAGCAGGCGGTGCCGTTATGA
- a CDS encoding daptide-type RiPP: protein MTFEEIEIVDAPSDAEFWGGVAGGVVIGVAVGLLFVS, encoded by the coding sequence ATGACTTTTGAAGAAATTGAAATCGTAGACGCACCATCTGATGCTGAATTTTGGGGCGGTGTCGCCGGTGGCGTAGTGATCGGTGTTGCTGTCGGCTTACTGTTTGTTTCCTAG
- a CDS encoding YIP1 family protein, with the protein MNIINIYTGLLFSPQQAFAQALRLKVITLFFPLVAALAITALLNTYYYAAVDMPWLLDRMVADIPDDQKQTVLDSLSKGRLLGISLVGVVFLTVSINLFRAFIYWFVLKVKGEAQRFVRLFAIVMWSTAPLLLILPAGILNIYLSTGEGLLPNDVNPVSLNQLFFKLSGDSDWGQLLSTFSLINIWEIFLIIIGLKLATSLSIKQSFTIALLPELVIYGFWVTSLLL; encoded by the coding sequence ATGAACATTATCAACATATACACAGGCCTGTTGTTTTCACCTCAGCAGGCATTTGCCCAAGCCTTACGGTTAAAGGTTATCACCTTGTTTTTCCCTTTGGTTGCCGCTTTAGCGATCACCGCCCTGCTTAATACCTATTATTATGCTGCGGTGGATATGCCCTGGCTGCTTGATCGTATGGTGGCGGATATTCCCGACGATCAAAAACAAACGGTACTGGACTCCTTATCAAAAGGCCGCCTGCTCGGCATCAGCCTGGTGGGGGTGGTTTTCCTGACCGTCTCCATCAATTTATTTCGGGCCTTTATCTATTGGTTCGTGCTGAAAGTCAAAGGCGAGGCGCAGCGTTTTGTCCGCCTGTTTGCCATAGTAATGTGGTCTACCGCGCCCCTGTTGCTGATACTGCCCGCCGGCATACTGAACATTTACCTGAGTACAGGCGAGGGCTTGCTGCCAAACGACGTCAACCCGGTATCACTGAACCAGCTGTTCTTTAAGCTCTCGGGAGACTCGGACTGGGGCCAGCTGCTGTCGACTTTCAGTTTGATTAACATCTGGGAAATATTCCTGATCATCATCGGCTTAAAACTGGCGACTTCGTTATCAATAAAACAGTCTTTTACCATAGCCCTGCTCCCGGAGCTCGTTATCTACGGCTTTTGGGTGACGTCACTGCTGTTATAA
- a CDS encoding TonB-dependent receptor — protein MFKSPLVIAISAALYQPLAFSFENELEHITVTSDFRQQSLAEVPVSVAVIDQQQIIDEGSQHFEEVINKVANLNFSGGTSRPKYFQIRGVGERSEYRGAPNSSVGFILDDIDMSGLGMAANMYDVGQVEVLRGPQGTRYGANALAGLIYIQSNAPTETYEHGIQTTFGDDDLQTYNGYSSGPITDKLFYRVVFEQHKQNGYRDNQYLGRDDTNGIDEFTGKLKLRYLASDNLTLDFTYLHADLDNGFDAWTLDNNGFDTLSDQPGVDDQQSDGVSLKGSYTGFEQFELVSITSMSDTDHRHAYDGDWANPEYWQSRSCVDYYDENGNGESDDIIGCTYDYLWDKQAERTNYSQEIRLSSNDAGRIFNDSTHWLAGVYFSKLDEENDLDSSYNGWPDEVLDSEYEAENTAIFGQLDSELGQGYQLSAGLRLEHRSTDYDDSQGDEFSPSETMWGGHLALSKQLNDVHGAYARIAKGYKAGGFNMGLPAELSRYKEFDTETLLNYELGLKSQFSELGLNTNVAVFYMDRQDQQVNASQQNPDEPQRFIIYTANAASSTSYGVEFDLDWAISQQLSFTTSVGYLNASYDDYAYLDKYGSEVDISDRELAHAPEYTYSAALTYRADNGWFGHVSFSGKSDFYYSDSHDEKASGSNLVNARIGYEADQWAVYLWARNLTDEKYGTRGFYFGNEPDLDWANKKYVRYGAPRQLGITASYEF, from the coding sequence ATGTTTAAATCACCTTTGGTTATCGCCATAAGCGCGGCCTTGTACCAACCCCTAGCGTTTTCCTTTGAAAATGAGCTTGAGCACATCACAGTCACTTCGGATTTTCGCCAGCAGAGCCTGGCGGAAGTGCCGGTAAGTGTGGCGGTGATCGACCAGCAGCAAATTATCGATGAAGGCAGCCAGCACTTTGAAGAAGTGATCAATAAGGTGGCTAACCTGAACTTTTCCGGCGGTACCTCAAGACCTAAATATTTCCAGATCCGCGGGGTAGGGGAACGCTCTGAATACCGAGGTGCGCCTAATTCTTCTGTCGGTTTTATCCTTGATGATATCGATATGTCCGGCCTGGGGATGGCGGCGAACATGTATGATGTCGGCCAGGTGGAAGTACTGCGCGGCCCTCAGGGTACCCGTTACGGCGCTAATGCGCTGGCCGGGTTGATTTATATTCAGTCAAATGCCCCGACAGAAACTTATGAGCACGGCATACAGACCACCTTTGGTGATGATGACCTGCAAACTTATAATGGTTACAGCTCGGGTCCAATTACGGATAAATTGTTTTACCGTGTGGTTTTTGAACAGCACAAGCAAAACGGATATAGGGACAATCAATACCTGGGACGTGATGATACCAACGGGATCGACGAATTCACCGGCAAGTTAAAACTTCGTTATCTGGCGAGCGATAACCTGACCTTAGATTTTACCTACCTGCATGCGGACTTAGACAACGGTTTTGATGCCTGGACGTTAGACAACAATGGTTTTGATACCTTATCGGATCAGCCGGGCGTAGATGATCAGCAGTCGGACGGTGTCTCCCTCAAGGGAAGCTATACCGGGTTTGAGCAGTTTGAACTTGTCTCTATTACCAGCATGAGCGATACCGATCACCGTCATGCCTATGACGGCGACTGGGCTAATCCCGAGTACTGGCAAAGCAGGTCATGCGTGGATTATTACGATGAAAACGGCAACGGTGAAAGCGACGATATCATAGGTTGTACTTATGATTATCTGTGGGATAAACAGGCCGAGCGCACCAACTACAGCCAGGAAATCCGCTTAAGCTCTAACGATGCCGGACGTATTTTTAACGACAGCACTCACTGGCTGGCGGGTGTTTATTTCAGCAAGCTTGACGAAGAAAATGATCTCGACTCCAGCTATAACGGCTGGCCGGATGAAGTGCTGGACTCGGAATACGAGGCGGAAAATACCGCGATTTTTGGCCAGCTTGACAGCGAGCTAGGTCAGGGATACCAGTTATCTGCGGGCTTGCGTCTTGAGCACCGCAGCACGGACTACGACGACAGCCAGGGCGATGAATTCTCGCCTTCTGAAACCATGTGGGGCGGCCATCTTGCCCTGAGCAAGCAGTTAAATGATGTCCATGGCGCTTATGCCCGCATCGCCAAAGGTTATAAAGCCGGTGGTTTTAATATGGGTCTGCCGGCGGAATTAAGCCGTTATAAAGAATTTGATACCGAAACCTTGCTCAACTACGAGCTGGGTCTGAAGTCGCAATTTTCCGAGCTGGGCCTGAATACTAATGTTGCTGTGTTTTATATGGACAGGCAAGATCAGCAGGTGAATGCTTCCCAGCAAAACCCGGATGAGCCGCAGCGCTTTATTATTTACACCGCCAATGCCGCCAGCTCTACCAGTTACGGGGTGGAGTTTGATCTGGACTGGGCGATAAGCCAGCAGCTGAGCTTTACTACCAGTGTCGGTTATTTAAATGCCAGCTATGATGATTACGCTTATCTGGACAAGTACGGCAGCGAAGTGGATATTTCTGACCGCGAACTGGCCCATGCGCCGGAATACACCTACAGCGCTGCCCTGACTTACCGGGCGGATAACGGCTGGTTCGGTCATGTCAGCTTTTCCGGTAAAAGTGACTTTTATTATTCCGACAGCCATGATGAGAAAGCCAGCGGCAGCAACTTAGTTAATGCTCGTATCGGCTATGAAGCGGATCAGTGGGCGGTTTACCTTTGGGCCCGTAACCTGACGGATGAAAAGTATGGCACCCGTGGTTTCTATTTCGGTAATGAGCCAGACCTTGACTGGGCGAATAAGAAATATGTCCGTTATGGCGCGCCGCGCCAGTTGGGAATAACCGCGAGTTATGAATTTTAA
- the pnuC gene encoding nicotinamide riboside transporter PnuC: protein METVNYFTSLPLLELAAVLTSLLYVVLAAKGNVWCWPAAFISTAIYTAIFYDVYLFMDSLLQVYYLLMAVYGWFCWQKNKQMPVNHVKPGDEQGVEQGGEGIKSWPLILHLKVIAVLAVVSLGLGHLMANYTQAHFPYLDSATTVFAVFATYMVAQKVLENWLYWVAIDLVSIYLYLAKDLTPTAVLFGLYVLIAAYGYYHWRQSFAAEGKLALN, encoded by the coding sequence ATGGAAACAGTGAACTATTTTACTTCCCTGCCTTTGCTTGAGCTGGCTGCGGTATTAACCTCTTTGCTTTATGTAGTGCTGGCGGCAAAAGGCAATGTCTGGTGTTGGCCGGCGGCCTTTATCAGTACCGCCATCTATACCGCGATTTTTTATGATGTCTATTTATTTATGGATTCTCTGTTGCAGGTCTATTACTTGTTGATGGCGGTTTATGGCTGGTTTTGCTGGCAAAAGAATAAACAAATGCCGGTTAATCATGTTAAGCCGGGAGATGAACAGGGTGTCGAACAGGGCGGTGAGGGGATTAAGAGCTGGCCGTTAATATTGCATCTGAAGGTGATTGCTGTTTTAGCTGTTGTCAGTCTTGGGCTAGGCCATTTGATGGCCAATTATACTCAGGCGCATTTTCCTTATCTTGACAGTGCAACTACGGTATTTGCGGTATTTGCAACCTATATGGTGGCGCAGAAAGTGCTGGAGAACTGGTTGTATTGGGTGGCGATTGATCTGGTGTCCATCTATTTATATCTGGCAAAAGATCTGACGCCGACCGCTGTGCTGTTTGGCTTGTATGTCTTGATTGCCGCTTATGGTTATTACCATTGGCGACAAAGCTTTGCCGCCGAAGGTAAATTAGCCTTAAACTAA
- the tnpA gene encoding IS66 family insertion sequence element accessory protein TnpA: MTSQEKHTYWTGVFTAQKQSGLSKKAFCRQEGLSLSTFYYWQQLCSQDDGQTPAIVPLILSEAPSTESASLILTLPNGCQLSFSSALTPQQLKQYIAVLS, from the coding sequence ATGACCTCACAAGAAAAACACACCTATTGGACTGGGGTATTTACCGCCCAAAAACAAAGTGGCTTAAGTAAAAAAGCTTTTTGTCGCCAAGAAGGCCTCAGTTTATCTACTTTCTATTATTGGCAGCAACTGTGCTCCCAGGACGATGGGCAAACCCCGGCGATCGTGCCGCTCATCCTATCTGAAGCCCCCAGCACAGAAAGTGCTTCGCTGATATTGACGCTGCCCAATGGCTGCCAATTAAGTTTCAGCTCAGCGCTAACGCCCCAGCAGCTTAAACAATATATAGCGGTATTATCATGA